From Nycticebus coucang isolate mNycCou1 chromosome 6, mNycCou1.pri, whole genome shotgun sequence, the proteins below share one genomic window:
- the JAML gene encoding junctional adhesion molecule-like isoform X1, protein MFYPLKLILIPVLLDYSLGLNDLVVSSPELTVHVGDSALMGCVFQSTEEKRVIKVDWMLSPGNQAQDEYVLYYYANLSVPIGRFQKRACLVGDILHNDGSLLLRDVQEADQGTYTCEIRLERESLVFKKAVVLHVLPEEPKELMVHVGDSAMMGCVFQSTEKKHVTRVDWMFSADEQAKEEIVLRYHSKLKIPVGYPQNRGRFQNQGHFQSRVNLVGDISHNDGSIVLEGVKESDRGFYTCSIYLGNLVFKKTVVLHVIQEEPQMVVTPAALGPVILGGYQLVIIVGIVCATIVLLPVLILIVKKTCENKRSVDSSALVKSLENTKKADPEKHIYTSISTQEATEEEPSGKSEAIYMTMHPVWPSLNNPLENKSAGGMPRTEKAV, encoded by the exons ATGTTTTACCCACTGAAACTCATCCTGATCCCAGTGTTACTGG ATTATTCCTTGGGCCTGAATGACTTGGTTGTTTCTTCCCCTGAGCTAACAGTCCATGTGGGTGATTCTGCTCTGATGGGATGTGTTTTCCAGAGCACAGAAGAGAAACGCGTGATCAAGGTAGACTGGATGCTCTCACCAGGAAATCAGGCCCAG GATGAATATGTACTGTACTATTATGCCAACCTTAGCGTGCCTATTGGGCGCTTCCAGAAACGTGCGTGCTTGGTGGGGGACATCTTGCACAATGATGGTTCTCTCCTGCTCCGAGATGTGCAAGAGGCTGACCAGGGCACCTATACCTGTGAAATCCGCCTGGAAAGGGAGAGCCTGGTGTTCAAGAAGGCTGTGGTGCTCCATGTTTTACCAGAGGAGCCCAAAG AGCTCATGGTGCATGTAGGTGATTCAGCAATGATGGGATGTGTTTTCCAGAGCACAGAAAAGAAACACGTGACCAGGGTAGACTGGATGTTCTCAGCAGACGAGCAGGCCAAG GAGGAGATAGTGCTACGCTATCACTCCAAACTCAAGATACCTGTGGGGTACCCCCAGAACCGGGGAAGGTTCCAGAACCAAGGCCACTTCCAGAGCCGTGTAAACCTGGTGGGGGACATTTCCCACAACGATGGTTCCATTGTGCTTGAAGGAGTGAAGGAGTCTGACAGAGGATTCTACACCTGCAGTATCTACCTGGGGAACCTGGTGTTCAAGAAAACTGTTGTGCTGCATGTGATCCAGGAAGAGCCTCAAA tGGTGGTGACCCCAGCAGCCCTTGGACCTGTGATCCTAGGTGGTTATCAGCTGGTGATCATCGTGGGAATTGTCTGTGCCACCATCGTGCTGCTCCCTGTTCTGATACTGATCGTGAAGAAGACCTGTGAGAATAAGAG ATCAGTGGATTCCTCTGCCTTGGTGAAGAGCCTGGAGAACACAAAGAAGGCTGATCCAGAG AAACACATTTATACCTCCATAAGTACACAAGAGGCAACTGAGGAAGAACCAAGTGGAAAATCAGAGGCCATCTACATGACCATG CATCCAGTTTGGCCCTCTCTGAACAACCCACTTGAAAATAAGTCAGCTGGGGGAATGCCAAGAACAGAGAAAGCAGTTTGA
- the JAML gene encoding junctional adhesion molecule-like isoform X4: protein MLSPGNQAQDEYVLYYYANLSVPIGRFQKRACLVGDILHNDGSLLLRDVQEADQGTYTCEIRLERESLVFKKAVVLHVLPEEPKELMVHVGDSAMMGCVFQSTEKKHVTRVDWMFSADEQAKEEIVLRYHSKLKIPVGYPQNRGRFQNQGHFQSRVNLVGDISHNDGSIVLEGVKESDRGFYTCSIYLGNLVFKKTVVLHVIQEEPQMVVTPAALGPVILGGYQLVIIVGIVCATIVLLPVLILIVKKTCENKRSVDSSALVKSLENTKKADPEKHIYTSISTQEATEEEPSGKSEAIYMTMHPVWPSLNNPLENKSAGGMPRTEKAV, encoded by the exons ATGCTCTCACCAGGAAATCAGGCCCAG GATGAATATGTACTGTACTATTATGCCAACCTTAGCGTGCCTATTGGGCGCTTCCAGAAACGTGCGTGCTTGGTGGGGGACATCTTGCACAATGATGGTTCTCTCCTGCTCCGAGATGTGCAAGAGGCTGACCAGGGCACCTATACCTGTGAAATCCGCCTGGAAAGGGAGAGCCTGGTGTTCAAGAAGGCTGTGGTGCTCCATGTTTTACCAGAGGAGCCCAAAG AGCTCATGGTGCATGTAGGTGATTCAGCAATGATGGGATGTGTTTTCCAGAGCACAGAAAAGAAACACGTGACCAGGGTAGACTGGATGTTCTCAGCAGACGAGCAGGCCAAG GAGGAGATAGTGCTACGCTATCACTCCAAACTCAAGATACCTGTGGGGTACCCCCAGAACCGGGGAAGGTTCCAGAACCAAGGCCACTTCCAGAGCCGTGTAAACCTGGTGGGGGACATTTCCCACAACGATGGTTCCATTGTGCTTGAAGGAGTGAAGGAGTCTGACAGAGGATTCTACACCTGCAGTATCTACCTGGGGAACCTGGTGTTCAAGAAAACTGTTGTGCTGCATGTGATCCAGGAAGAGCCTCAAA tGGTGGTGACCCCAGCAGCCCTTGGACCTGTGATCCTAGGTGGTTATCAGCTGGTGATCATCGTGGGAATTGTCTGTGCCACCATCGTGCTGCTCCCTGTTCTGATACTGATCGTGAAGAAGACCTGTGAGAATAAGAG ATCAGTGGATTCCTCTGCCTTGGTGAAGAGCCTGGAGAACACAAAGAAGGCTGATCCAGAG AAACACATTTATACCTCCATAAGTACACAAGAGGCAACTGAGGAAGAACCAAGTGGAAAATCAGAGGCCATCTACATGACCATG CATCCAGTTTGGCCCTCTCTGAACAACCCACTTGAAAATAAGTCAGCTGGGGGAATGCCAAGAACAGAGAAAGCAGTTTGA
- the JAML gene encoding junctional adhesion molecule-like isoform X3 has product MGCVFQSTEEKRVIKVDWMLSPGNQAQDEYVLYYYANLSVPIGRFQKRACLVGDILHNDGSLLLRDVQEADQGTYTCEIRLERESLVFKKAVVLHVLPEEPKELMVHVGDSAMMGCVFQSTEKKHVTRVDWMFSADEQAKEEIVLRYHSKLKIPVGYPQNRGRFQNQGHFQSRVNLVGDISHNDGSIVLEGVKESDRGFYTCSIYLGNLVFKKTVVLHVIQEEPQMVVTPAALGPVILGGYQLVIIVGIVCATIVLLPVLILIVKKTCENKRSVDSSALVKSLENTKKADPEKHIYTSISTQEATEEEPSGKSEAIYMTMHPVWPSLNNPLENKSAGGMPRTEKAV; this is encoded by the exons ATGGGATGTGTTTTCCAGAGCACAGAAGAGAAACGCGTGATCAAGGTAGACTGGATGCTCTCACCAGGAAATCAGGCCCAG GATGAATATGTACTGTACTATTATGCCAACCTTAGCGTGCCTATTGGGCGCTTCCAGAAACGTGCGTGCTTGGTGGGGGACATCTTGCACAATGATGGTTCTCTCCTGCTCCGAGATGTGCAAGAGGCTGACCAGGGCACCTATACCTGTGAAATCCGCCTGGAAAGGGAGAGCCTGGTGTTCAAGAAGGCTGTGGTGCTCCATGTTTTACCAGAGGAGCCCAAAG AGCTCATGGTGCATGTAGGTGATTCAGCAATGATGGGATGTGTTTTCCAGAGCACAGAAAAGAAACACGTGACCAGGGTAGACTGGATGTTCTCAGCAGACGAGCAGGCCAAG GAGGAGATAGTGCTACGCTATCACTCCAAACTCAAGATACCTGTGGGGTACCCCCAGAACCGGGGAAGGTTCCAGAACCAAGGCCACTTCCAGAGCCGTGTAAACCTGGTGGGGGACATTTCCCACAACGATGGTTCCATTGTGCTTGAAGGAGTGAAGGAGTCTGACAGAGGATTCTACACCTGCAGTATCTACCTGGGGAACCTGGTGTTCAAGAAAACTGTTGTGCTGCATGTGATCCAGGAAGAGCCTCAAA tGGTGGTGACCCCAGCAGCCCTTGGACCTGTGATCCTAGGTGGTTATCAGCTGGTGATCATCGTGGGAATTGTCTGTGCCACCATCGTGCTGCTCCCTGTTCTGATACTGATCGTGAAGAAGACCTGTGAGAATAAGAG ATCAGTGGATTCCTCTGCCTTGGTGAAGAGCCTGGAGAACACAAAGAAGGCTGATCCAGAG AAACACATTTATACCTCCATAAGTACACAAGAGGCAACTGAGGAAGAACCAAGTGGAAAATCAGAGGCCATCTACATGACCATG CATCCAGTTTGGCCCTCTCTGAACAACCCACTTGAAAATAAGTCAGCTGGGGGAATGCCAAGAACAGAGAAAGCAGTTTGA
- the JAML gene encoding junctional adhesion molecule-like isoform X2, whose amino-acid sequence MFYPLKLILIPVLLDYSLGLNDLVVSSPELTVHVGDSALMGCVFQSTEEKRVIKVDWMLSPGNQAQDEYVLYYYANLSVPIGRFQKRACLVGDILHNDGSLLLRDVQEADQGTYTCEIRLERESLVFKKAVVLHVLPEEPKELMVHVGDSAMMGCVFQSTEKKHVTRVDWMFSADEQAKEEIVLRYHSKLKIPVGYPQNRGRFQNQGHFQSRVNLVGDISHNDGSIVLEGVKESDRGFYTCSIYLGNLVFKKTVVLHVIQEEPQMVVTPAALGPVILGGYQLVIIVGIVCATIVLLPVLILIVKKTCENKRSVDSSALVKSLENTKKADPEHPVWPSLNNPLENKSAGGMPRTEKAV is encoded by the exons ATGTTTTACCCACTGAAACTCATCCTGATCCCAGTGTTACTGG ATTATTCCTTGGGCCTGAATGACTTGGTTGTTTCTTCCCCTGAGCTAACAGTCCATGTGGGTGATTCTGCTCTGATGGGATGTGTTTTCCAGAGCACAGAAGAGAAACGCGTGATCAAGGTAGACTGGATGCTCTCACCAGGAAATCAGGCCCAG GATGAATATGTACTGTACTATTATGCCAACCTTAGCGTGCCTATTGGGCGCTTCCAGAAACGTGCGTGCTTGGTGGGGGACATCTTGCACAATGATGGTTCTCTCCTGCTCCGAGATGTGCAAGAGGCTGACCAGGGCACCTATACCTGTGAAATCCGCCTGGAAAGGGAGAGCCTGGTGTTCAAGAAGGCTGTGGTGCTCCATGTTTTACCAGAGGAGCCCAAAG AGCTCATGGTGCATGTAGGTGATTCAGCAATGATGGGATGTGTTTTCCAGAGCACAGAAAAGAAACACGTGACCAGGGTAGACTGGATGTTCTCAGCAGACGAGCAGGCCAAG GAGGAGATAGTGCTACGCTATCACTCCAAACTCAAGATACCTGTGGGGTACCCCCAGAACCGGGGAAGGTTCCAGAACCAAGGCCACTTCCAGAGCCGTGTAAACCTGGTGGGGGACATTTCCCACAACGATGGTTCCATTGTGCTTGAAGGAGTGAAGGAGTCTGACAGAGGATTCTACACCTGCAGTATCTACCTGGGGAACCTGGTGTTCAAGAAAACTGTTGTGCTGCATGTGATCCAGGAAGAGCCTCAAA tGGTGGTGACCCCAGCAGCCCTTGGACCTGTGATCCTAGGTGGTTATCAGCTGGTGATCATCGTGGGAATTGTCTGTGCCACCATCGTGCTGCTCCCTGTTCTGATACTGATCGTGAAGAAGACCTGTGAGAATAAGAG ATCAGTGGATTCCTCTGCCTTGGTGAAGAGCCTGGAGAACACAAAGAAGGCTGATCCAGAG CATCCAGTTTGGCCCTCTCTGAACAACCCACTTGAAAATAAGTCAGCTGGGGGAATGCCAAGAACAGAGAAAGCAGTTTGA